In a single window of the Zingiber officinale cultivar Zhangliang unplaced genomic scaffold, Zo_v1.1 ctg132, whole genome shotgun sequence genome:
- the LOC122036071 gene encoding uncharacterized protein LOC122036071: MEGGEERNMEGRNSSRKKKSDSAEEVAGDKSKKKKKKQQQQQPIKVVYISNPMKVKATVDEFRSVVQGLTGRDSDLESSLSKYGDDGPPELPEAVACDGSAGADLSGEASAKQVGEYDHFDDDDEELPEFLPSPPAYFELQVG; encoded by the coding sequence ATGGAAGGGGGAGAGGAGAGAAACATGGAGGGGCGGAACagcagcaggaagaagaagagcgACTCCGCCGAAGAGGTCGCAGGCGACaagtcgaagaagaagaagaagaagcaacagCAGCAGCAGCCGATCAAGGTGGTGTACATCTCGAACCCCATGAAGGTGAAGGCCACCGTCGACGAGTTCCGCTCCGTCGTCCAGGGGCTCACCGGCCGGGACTCCGACCTCGAGTCGTCCCTCTCCAAATACGGCGACGACGGGCCCCCTGAACTGCCGGAAGCGGTGGCGTGCGACGGCTCCGCCGGCGCGGATCTGAGCGGGGAAGCATCTGCGAAGCAAGTGGGGGAGTACGACCActtcgacgacgacgacgaggagTTGCCGGAGTTCTTGCCCTCTCCGCCGGCTTACTTTGAGCTACAAG